The Cryptomeria japonica chromosome 9, Sugi_1.0, whole genome shotgun sequence DNA segment ATCAGATCATATCATATAAAATCACTGAAACATGAtgaaaaaaaatcacacaaaaaacgcACTACAGATTGTTTGATCACAATTCTTTTTCTCTGAATACCCTGCATCAGATACCCATGATTATAAAAATTCAGAGCATCATATACTTCCCAAACAAAAATGCCCAAATGGGGGGATGCAACTGACTAGGAAGTAGGAAATGGTTACCAGTAACAGATAGGTTGGGGTGTTCGGTGTGAGATAGGAAGCGGGGCCCAGTGAAGCTGACAAGATTGAAGAAAAAATCTTTTCTCCTTTGCCGTACAAAATTCATGGTTTTATTACTTTGCAGTatcctttctcatcttctttctgttcGCTGATAGTAATGTATGTCCAGTCTCTAAAGCAACCAATCGAGTATTTTGCCTCTGGTTAAAAACAAAAAGTTGCCCAGCCATAAAAAATGAGTTAGGACACCTGTAAGCTTTTTTCTAATAATAATAGTATTACTTGGAGGTGCTGTTGTTCATAATTCACCAAATTCCATGTTACTTCAGTCCAAAGTAGTAGATCCGAGAAAAAAGGTGTGGGATGATTGAGCTTGTGTGGTGGTAAAACACAGAAGTAGCAATGGGGGACAAGGCAGGCACTTTGGAGGCCATCAACAAAGAAGCTGTAGATTTGGTAAGCATGGATTTGCTTTTGCAGTTGAGGTCTTTGGGCTTCTTTTGGTTACATCGAGTTTGTATGAATGCAGGAAAACATTCCCATCGAGGAAGTATTCGAGAATCTAAGATGCAGCAAGGAGGGTTTGAGCAGCGAAGCTGCTCAGGAGAGGCTTACTATATTTGGCTACAACAAGCTAGAAGAGAAAAAGGTATTTAAAGTTGTCGAATCCTAACATTCCTTTGTATTCGGGACTGAAGCTGTCTCTGGGTGCTTCGGCTCTGTGCACTAGACTGAATTTAGTATGCTTTTTTTGAGGTTTAAGATTGAAGGACTTCTTTGGGCTATCTGGGTCTTTACAGATTGGATTTCATTGTAATGGGTGGGTGTCTCTGAAGTTGTTTGGGTTTACGTGGAATCTTTTTAtgtaaatatttcaaatgattaacTTAACCGGCTGCTGGATTTGTATGATTAACCAGCTACTTTGTTTGTATGGATGCACAGGAAAGCAAATTCCTAAAGTTCTTGGGGTTTATGTGGAACCCTTTATCATGGGTCATGGAAGCAGCGGCCATCATGGCTATTGCCTTGGCAAATGGAGGAGTAAGTGATTGTCTCTTGGTTCTGTTCTCTCTATTTCTAGCTAAAAATAGCTGGCCTCCTCATTTCAAAATAAAAACAGTCTTcttcatttcaaagaaaaatagtTCTCTTCATTTCAAAGTAAAAATAGGTGTTACTGTGTAGGGTTATGTGATTGTTTCGGCGCTTCATGGTTTCAGCATGGGGTTTTTAGTCACCCCATGTGTTTTCTTTAAACAAATTCATCACTGTATGTGGTTGtgtcatcattttggtgcttttttAGGGCAGAGTACTTGAGATTCTTGGTTTCTACTTTTCGAATTTAGTGGCCTCTTGTGTCTTCTGTCCTTGTTGTTATAAGATCTGCTATTTGATCTAGCATTATATCTTTGTAATCGTGATCGGCACAAGCATCTTTTTTAAGGTTTTTGTTCTAAATAAATATCCGGTTAATTTGTATAGCACCCATCATGTTTTTCTCAAATGCAGTTATCAGTTAATATATTTGTCAAATTAAAACAGCGAACTTATTGTCGGTAGTTTTATAGGGGTGTTTGTTTTGAGACATGCTTTTTCCTGAGAGGCTTAAGGGTCAATGTTATGAACTCATCAAGAACTTGCTGGGGTATTAACTTCTGCTCTTCGATCAACTAAACATACTTTTTTTAGGAGTGAATAGTCTCTTCTGTAAGTTAATTGTAATCATTTTGCTTCTTTTATTAAGCATCTGTACTAGCCACCTTGTCTATACACACGTAAAGGAGCTGATTATTTGTACATTACTATCGCATGCTTCCTTTTTTAAATGCCTCTTGTATTCCGCATCAATGAGACTTTTAAGTTTCTGCAGTTTGGTTTTTCATCTTCATTGCATGTTTTTGCAGGGCAAGCCTCCTGACTGGCAGGATTTTGTAGGTATAATAACATTGCTTGTTGTTAACTCCACAATAAGTTTCATTGAAGAAAACAATGCAGGCAATGCTGCTGCAGCACTGATGGCTCGGTTGGCTCCTAAGGCCAAAGTATATTCACCCTCCTCTGCTGAGAACAAAAGTCCTGATATTGTCTAGTTCTCCTGTTGATTCTTCAGTCAAGCATGCAGCTGAATGATTGTTTTATTCTAGTTTTATAGTTGCATGTACATTTGTATCAGTTATCTGCATAATCATGTAACTATTGCACCTTGTATTTAACAGGTCCTCAGAGATGGACAGTGGCGTGAAGAGGATGCAGCCATACTTGTTCCTGGTGACATAATTAGCATTAAACTTGGAGACATTGTTCCTGCAGATGCTCGTCTTCTGGAGGGAGACCCGTTAAAAATTGACCAGGTTTGGGGCAAATGCGTTCTTTTCTCCTTTCACTGAATGCATATGCCGGAAGATTTATAGTGTATTCTGTAGTTTGTGGGAATAAAAATAAAACTGCTCGATATTTTGGCAAGTTATTTTAAACTTTTTCAGACTGAACAATTTGCAGTCTGCCCTTACTGGCGAGTCTTTGCCCGTAACCAAGGGTCCTGGTGATGGAGTTTATTCTGGATCCACTTGCAAGCAAGGCGAAATTGAAGCTGTTGTCATCGCCACAGGAGTTCATACCTTTTTTGGAAAAGCAGCCCATCTCGTGGACTCTACAAACCAAGTCGGTCATTTCCAAAAGGTTTGTATTTTGAGTAGCATTTATTTGTTAATGTATGCCTCTGTTTTCTGTCATTTGCCTGTAATTTATGCCTCAAGTGCTGTTGTAACAGTAGTAGTTTGTAACTTGATTATTGTTCTAGGATTCCAGGGTTATGGTGGATGATTGTGTTGGTAAATGTTTAAGCTATGTTTCTCATGTATGCCTCTGTTTTCTGTCATTTTTGCATTCCTATGCTTTTGTAATTGTAACAGTTTGTGACTTGATTATTGTCATAGGTATTTGAAGGTCATGGTGGATGATTTAGTTGGTAAACTATTTGAGCTATCTTTCTCATGTTAATGTAATTATTTTACTTGAAATGGGTTACAGGTTCTGACAGCAATTGGGAATTTTTGCATCTGCTCAATTGCCATTGGCATGATAGTTGAGATTATTGTCATGTACCCTATTCAAGATCGCAAATATCGTCCTGGAATTGACAATCTTCTGGTACTCCTAATTGGTGGGATTCCAATAGCAATGCCCACAGTTCTTTCTGTGACAATGGCTATTGGATCTCATCGGCTATCTCAACAGGTTAGTTAAAATAGTGATGCTTGGGGCTAAGTGCAAACTGTGCAGTGCTTTCTCGGACAGATGGCTGTGGAAATTATCATTGGTTTAAGTTTGAATATAGTTCTCTCTGACGGTTCTTTCTTGGATAGAGAACTGTAAGAAAGATTACACAATTTCTATTTTGAGAACACAACTCTGATCCAGTATATGGTGATCCAGGGTGCAATTACAAAACGGATGACAGCTATTGAAGAAATGGCTGGAATGGATGTGCTCTGCAGTGACAAGACTGGAACATTAACTCTGAACAAGCTTACTGTGGATAAAAACCTTATTGAGGTTAGATTAGGCTGTTAATTGCTATCTCTGTAGTAAATCTATCATTTCCTTAGCAagtttatattattaatttttttcacACAGGTGTTTGCCAAAGGAGTTGACAAGGATACAGTTGTCTTGATGGCTGCAAGAGCATCCAGAACAGAAAACCAAGATGCCATTGATGCTGCAATTGTTGGGATGCTTGCCGACCCCAAGGAGGTAAAAGGGTTTATTTTATGCTATGATATTTGTTGATCATTACAGTTGTGTTGATTATATCATATACTCATTGCTGCTATTCTGTATATTGATATCGTGCAACATAAGGCTCGGGCAGGCATTCAAGAAGTTCATTTCCTTCCCTTTAATCCGACTGACAAGAGGACTGCTCTTACTTATATTGATGCTGATGGAAAAATGCATCGTGTCAGTAAAGGTGCACCAGAGCAGGTATGGTTTTACGTTTCAGATGATGTTGATGTACCAACAAGATGAGCACTTACATTTACTTCTCATTAAATGTGTCATGGTCTGATAACTTTTTCCAGATTCTCAACCTTGCACATAATAAGTCAGATATTGAGCGCCGTGTTCATACAGTTATTGACAAGTTTGCTGAACGTGGACTTCGATCTCTTGCAGTTGCCTATCAGGTTTGTAATATGGTCCTTTATTTTATGTTCGTTTTGCTCGATTCATTGTTCTGAATTCCTCCACAATGAAATCTCTATCTGGATTATTGTATCCATTGGCAGGAAGTTCCAGAGGGCAAGAAGGATAGTCCTGGAGGGCCCTGGCAGTTTATTGGACTGATGCCTCTTTTTGATCCTCCCCGTCATGACAGTGCTGAAACTATTCGAAGGGCTCTTAATCTTGGTGTGAATGTGAAAATGATTACAGGTATGGTGAAGCTATGATGATGTTTGTTTCTTCCTGCCTTTTGCTCATCTTATCAAGAAAGTAATGGCTTACATCCATCCTATGTTGTGTGAGCAGCAGCCAATACTTTTTAACTATTTGTAAATTTATACCAGGTGATCAATTAGCTATTGGCAAAGAGACAGGCCGGCGGCTGGGTATGGGTACAAACATGTATCCATCATCATCATTGCTGGGGCAGGCTAAGGATCAATCAATTGCAGCTTTACCAGTTGACGATTTAATAGAAAAGGCTGATGGCTTTGCTGGTGTTTTCCCAGGTGAGGAAAATCTTACATTCTTCCAAGTTTCCAGGGGAAGACACTCCCTTTTTCTATTTTGCTTTCTTAGGCGGGCATGAACAGTTGGAATGCTTTACACTTTCATTAGCCATTAGTATAATGGGCTTGATTCACTGGCTTCTGATTATGGATGCAGAGCATAAGTATGAAATTGTGAAGCGATTGCAGGCCCGGAAGCATATATGTGGAATGACTGGGGATGGTGTTAATGATGCACCTGCATTAAAAAGGGCAGATATAGGAATTGCTGTTGCAGATGCAACTGATGCAGCAAGAAGTGCTTCTGACATAGTTCTTACAGAGCCAGGTCTCAGTGTTATCATCAGTGCAGTGTTGACAAGTCGTGCAATCTTTCAGAGAATGAAGAATTATACTGTAAGGACCTGCAAATCATAGTGCATGCACGAAAAGCCATAAGGACTTGATCTGATCTCAATATATTTTAGGGAATATTTTATGCTAATTTATCtaatattttaaattatgtttGTGATGCAGATATATGCAGTGTCGATCACAATACGTATTGTGGTAAGCAAGCAGACTACTTAGAAAATTGATGACATGGATcagaattatattttaatattagagTGTTTTCTTGTCACTTAACTGATAGGAGGATAAGACTGCAAAACTACTATGCCATGAATCTCGTGATGCTTTCTTGTGTGTCTGCATGTCATATTGGTTGTATATAAATATGCATGTACTTCTGCATTACTTTAGCTATGAAAATACATAATGTCTTTGGCACCTTCATTTGCTTCTGAGTAATGCTATCCCTCGTTTATGTCATTTAAAATGGTTGGCTGATATTCATCATATGCCAACTACTTGTTGGTCTTTGCTAACCAAAGTAGGAAAACAAAAATCTGAAATGAATTTTAACAATCAAATGTAAGCATCTACTTTTCCATATATGGGGATCTTCTTTATTCAACTCCTAGCTATTAGTATTTTAATTTGCACATTTCAGTGTGACACAAAATGGAACAGCATGTAAGGTAAAACCTTTCTTCAAATTAGGAGGGGAAGCTCTCTGTAACAAAGCTTTTTACAATACGTACAACTTAACTCATGGGGTTTTGAATATACTTTGGAAACAACTTAAAGAAATTACTTTTTGTTCTTGGGTAAGGGTACAAGGGGATTTGGCACTCCTCACATGAgagatttttatttgtttttacctAAGCAAACAGCCTATAGCAGCTAATGAATGCTCACTTTTCCTGGTTAAAAGTAGAAACAAAAAACTGTGAGAACAACACAAGGATCGAATTGATTTGAACAAAAGAAGTACAATTTGGTAAAAAGAATTAAGGAATTGTGTATAAAGCCACAATCACCAACTTTGTGGAAACATGCAATACAAAGTGTGCAAATTCTTCAAAGTTATAATATCTATCCAAGCACACCACACATCCACAAGATCCCTAATGAGATGTTTAAGCaacaattttagcagcaagtaaaCACTAAATTCCTATTGAAAATTCAGGTGCCAAAATCTAACAAAGACTTCTAAGCTGAGAATGATTTGCTTGCACACAAAGCAAACTCATTCTAGAGTTTTGTTCACAAATTCTAAACCATAAATTAGGAAattttcaaatagatttttgaTAAGGATAACTTCAACAAAGAAAATATCTTTTATAAAATCCTCTAAAAATGACCAATCTATAAATAGTCGTTAAAAATACACTTACCAGAAATGCTTATCTTCTACAAAATCATAAGGCTAAAAGTAGCATGGACTATAAATAGCTTGAGTTTAAAATAGCCATCCAACACTCTTGGCAATGATTTTGACGAAGTTCTTTAGTTCTGTCTCAAAAATCTAAAAACCAATTTTGATGTCTTGAATTCAAAATTCCCTTACTTGTGCTGATCTCTACACCAAACCCTAGTTGAAATATGCAACCTTGGATACTCTGAAACCATAGAGTATATGAAAATATTGCTCTCTAAACATGCCTGTATGATGATGTTATGTATGCTGatatcttgtttttttaatttttattgatcaAAACTTGCTAACAGTGATGAAATCTGATCCAGCTCTGGATGGACGTAACAATTGACTGGTTGAATGAAGACAAGGGCTGAAAATTCACTTTCAAACTCTAGGCTTTCTCTTAGATTGTGAAAAACTGACACTTTATTTGAAAAATTGATCCAGCTCTGGATGTTTGAAATGAGAGATTTCGTGAACATGTTCAAACTTCTGTCATCTCTATTTGAAAATCTGATGTTATCTGAGACTGAAGACTTTCTGAAATGGTGACTAGAAACCCTAGGCATGTTCGAGGAATGATCACAAGAATATTGGGTTTGATGCAACTAAACCCTAGGCAGCTTTGAAGAATACAAAGAGATGTTTCTTAAATGTTGATAATGTCTGAAAAATTGCCCCAAAACCCCAGGCGTCCTGCAGTTACTGAGAAATTTTACCGGCTTGAGAGAAAGAGTGTGCCTAATGTGGATTTTGATTTTAAACAACCCTAGTTGGCCTTCACAATGACACATCCCAGGCAATAGGGAGATCACTTTTGTCCTTTGAAAATTTGTTTTCAGATTATGAGTACACTTCATTACTGTTGTTGCAACTTTTTTCTTCTTTAAAAACATGCCCTTCCTCTTATGAGCATGATGCCTCAAAACTATGACAATACTACTACTTAGTGAAGAACTTTTTTCCTTTACTGACAGCATGTGCCCTCTATAAACACCTACAACTCTTTTAATTTGGAAAATTTGTCTTTCTTCCATGTGGCACATGCCTTTATGAATGGCTGCATGTTTTCGACAACCTAAAAGTAGTTACTCTTAATAACAGTGTGCCACTCGTTTACAGTCTTTGCATATTTTGGCATTTGAAAAATCAGCTTCTCTGTTACAGGGCACACCCTCATATGTAATCTGCAATTTATGTTTTCAAACTTTGTGGTGTCCCTCTTTATGTTGTGTGCCAATGCATTGATAAGCAGGTTTTTGTGAAAAATCATGTACCTCTCTTCTTAGGCATGCGACTCTGTGTGTGGTTGCAGATTCTCACTCTGCAATTTTGTTCACCTTCAATGCACTACTCTGCCTGTTTTTATCAACTTAAAATCTATTCTACTTCGTAATGGTGCACTGCATCATGTACACTTCCAAGTTTCACTTAAGACTTCTTGTCTACCCCCAATTAGGCATGCTCCACTTCATCGAGAAACATTATTTCTTGCCTTGATGAATTTTTGCTCTTTCTCCATCGTTCAAGGTCCAATCTTTGCTAGATGCATTGGAAATCTCTTTTTGTCTGCCCTGCAAAGATGTATATGAGATACGACAAGAACAAATGGATGACATGATGAAGCTTTAATGATGACTCATTTGAGAAATGACaaggttttggtttgaaattaaacACAACATATAAAATCTTATATCTGTACAATACCAGCATATTTCAATTGCAATAAAGTTAGCAGGAATAAGCACTAGTGGCTTTAATCATTCATTTATCACACTCATTTGTCTGattgttattctcttatgtttgaTACAAACATGAAAAGGCACTATTGGGGGCACATGTAGAAATTCTTTTATCCACATAAGTGTTTTCTATTTTCGATCTCAAGTTTTACAATTGTTAATGGAGAGCAAACATTTCTGCTTTGTCTCAATTTTCTGATAGTAGCTTTAATGCCATCTAAACTCCCTTGCCCAACTTTTCTACTCCCTTAATTGGTCGCTAGATCTGCCACTATATTTACTGTTGTGATATGTTGGGTTTAGATCTTGATGTTCTCAAATTCACTCATAATTTCCTAATTGCCATTTTTACTTTCAGACCATGCAGTGCCATTTTATCTTGTAGTCTTTACTAAGATCATTATAAATTATTTGACTGTAATATTACTTGAAATCAAGATTGACTGAAGATAAAAAATATAAAAGGAATTCAATTacctttttttttatataaaaacctGGTTTAGGACCCTGGAACCAAAAAAGACTGATATGGTTTGACAAGCAGTTGGACCAAAAAACCAGGATCATCTTTTACCCTATTCAGCTATGTGAGGTTCAACAGCGCCCCTCGTGGGGTCCCAGGGCAGCTGCCAACACCAAATTAAGACCTTAAGAGCCACACAAAACTACATGGCACACattaattttcttattttttaagatgccaaaaacaatGCTGATGAAGCCAGAAAATAGAGATTTCACTCCTACTACCTACTTCTGACCACGTACGGCTCCCCTCACCTCACGTACGGTATGATACAAATTACGTACGGTCTGAAACACGACACATACGGTCTGCTATTCGCAACGTACGACCTGCACACCTATGTGCTTATGCGGTTCAATGGCAGACCCATACGACCTAGGCTTGTCCTTATGTACGACCAAATTTGGATGCACTCTTCGCACGGTTTGATGCTCCTCACGTACAATTTCGTATGGCTTGATCCCTTCGGCATATGAACCACCTTCCACCCGTGCTCGTGTCTGTACAGTTGTGTTGGCGTTCACATATAGGTTGATGGTGTTCACCTACGACTCTTTTATTGCAACCTCGTATGGCCTACCACTTCTTCCTTTGTGTTGTATGACTTCCTCTGTGTATGGCCTAACCTCTACATACGGCTCGACTTCTATGTACAGATTCTTCACTAAGgtgtatgttcttcctttcttttGTCCATGTAGCGTACCTCCTAGCACGTGTGGGCCGTATGACACCTCCTTGTGTGGTACCTGTTTCTCCTCCACATACGACACGTGTGCTTCCTTGTATGGCCTGTTGAACTTGATGCATGTGGTGTATGGCTTCACCTCATATAGCCTCCCAAGCTCTTTACGGCCTCCTTCTACTCGTATGGCCCGATGTCCTCTTCATACAGTTGGTAACAATAATTGAAGGCCGTGTGTGGGTATGGTCGCACCAACGCTCTCTAGTGTTGCTTCTACCTGTACAGTCGTACTACGAACAACTTCCTTGGCCCATACAATATTGATGGCTTGCCGTATGTCTTCCTTCACAACCCTTGCATACGGCTCAACTTCCACTTTGAACAACTTCCTTCTTTTGTACGGTGTCTTCTCCTTGCTTGTGTATGACTTTTCATGTATGGGTTGAACTCCCTCTCTTTTTTTTGATACTTGTTAGATCCCCTTCGCTACGTACAACTCCTTCGGTAGGTGCACCTCCTTACCCACGTGTAGTCTCCCAACAAATCCATATGATTGAGTGTTTTGTTCCTTGTCTGCTCTTCGTATAGCCTCACCTGCCCTCCCATACCAGTTTAATACCTCCAttattaaatattttctcattggCCAACTCCATATTTTGccttctaaatttttttattttcttcaattccttttttttgCTTCCATTTCCCATCTTTGTACTATCAGATGTATCATCCATAAATTTACACACTTTTATTGGTTTCTCTTCATCAAGAGTTGTAAATAGTCCATTCAAGGAACTCGTCTCATCTTCAAAACAATCTTCCAACTTGAGCACCCCTTCATCGTTTAGTTCCATGCCTTTCCTTCCTCCATCCCAAAATCTCCACCCTCGGAATTCTAAGTCGGATGATGTCAGTTCTTTACTCACCCCTTGGTTCCTTAGGTCAATGACGTACTTCCTCTCATCACTCTTGATCGAGAGCGTGTTCCGCTTCCAAATATGATTTGCCTTGGcagtaatcaaccatcccctccTGAGGAATGTGTTGTACGCCTTCTTCTGCAATAGGATGACGACgaagtccaagaaaaattgttgcatcccaatcattactttttgtgccatcaatgttcccaacaaCTTGATGGCATGTTAGTGGAAACCTACTAAGTGGAAGGTTGGCGGCCAGAGTGTCGGCTTCCCCAGACATTTCCAAGTGTCCTCCGGCAACACATTAACTCCCAAGCCCTTGTCAATGATGGTGTTTGTCAACTTTTGGCCCATTATTGCCATCTCGACGATAGTTGGTTTCGTGACGATCCTCATCGTCAGCAACATTGGATCACTAGTCTCATTCCCTTCACGTGGTGGTTTCCCTATCAATTCCTCGTCTTGTGGCTTACATTGTTTTTGGATGATTGTGTCATCACTAACCGTATTGGTAATTGCCATTCTCAGTTGCGGCATAGTTTGAAGGTTTGTCACCTTGATAGGCCAAACTATGTTCTTCTCTAACTCCCACAATGATGTAC contains these protein-coding regions:
- the LOC131062881 gene encoding plasma membrane ATPase 3 — its product is MGDKAGTLEAINKEAVDLENIPIEEVFENLRCSKEGLSSEAAQERLTIFGYNKLEEKKESKFLKFLGFMWNPLSWVMEAAAIMAIALANGGGKPPDWQDFVGIITLLVVNSTISFIEENNAGNAAAALMARLAPKAKVLRDGQWREEDAAILVPGDIISIKLGDIVPADARLLEGDPLKIDQSALTGESLPVTKGPGDGVYSGSTCKQGEIEAVVIATGVHTFFGKAAHLVDSTNQVGHFQKVLTAIGNFCICSIAIGMIVEIIVMYPIQDRKYRPGIDNLLVLLIGGIPIAMPTVLSVTMAIGSHRLSQQGAITKRMTAIEEMAGMDVLCSDKTGTLTLNKLTVDKNLIEVFAKGVDKDTVVLMAARASRTENQDAIDAAIVGMLADPKEARAGIQEVHFLPFNPTDKRTALTYIDADGKMHRVSKGAPEQILNLAHNKSDIERRVHTVIDKFAERGLRSLAVAYQEVPEGKKDSPGGPWQFIGLMPLFDPPRHDSAETIRRALNLGVNVKMITGDQLAIGKETGRRLGMGTNMYPSSSLLGQAKDQSIAALPVDDLIEKADGFAGVFPEHKYEIVKRLQARKHICGMTGDGVNDAPALKRADIGIAVADATDAARSASDIVLTEPGLSVIISAVLTSRAIFQRMKNYTIYAVSITIRIVLGFMLLALIWRFDFPPFMVLVIAILNDGTIMTISKDRVKPSPLPDSWKLSEIFATGVIIGSYLALMTVIFFWAAYKTDFFPRTFGVESLHKKDQEDTKKLSAAVYLQVSTISQALIFVTRSRSWSFVERPGLLLVFAFCVAQLIATIIAVYANWGFAAIKGMGWGWAGVVWLYNIIFYFPLDIIKFFIRYALSGKAWDLVIEQRTAFTRQKDFGKEARELKWAHAQRTLHGLHPPDTKMFSERSNFTDLNQMAEEAKRRAEIARLRELHTLKGHVESVVRLKGLDIDTIQQAYTV